CCAGCAGCGCGAAAACCACATACATCAAGCGTTTCAAATTCATCAAATCCTCCATCCGATTTTCACCACGGAACAACTGCGGACCGACGACTTTATCCGGAAGTTTCAGAATCCCCCAAGATCCGTATGGCAAGCGCCCCACAGGAGCGCTACGCAGTTTACATCACTGCCCAACTCCGGCCATACCCAATTTTCTTCCCGCAAACCAGCCACAATTCTGTAGTTACGCCCCGCCCGAAAGGGCTCTTCAGCCGCGAATGACCTAGAGGGATGCCTCCCCACCGGAGATGGTTGCGCGCCCAGACGGGCTTGAACCCGTGCCCGCGTCGTTTTTGCAGCTTCCTCACGGGTTTCCCGGCTGTGCCAAACCGCATCTAACGATATTAGGGATGTGGCCAGAGTGATGAAGGAGACCCTGGAAACGTGGCAAGGAGCGAAGAAAGGAGAGAGGGTCATGAGAGAAAAAACCAGCAAAATCACTCTGTGGATGAAATTGGCATTGCTCGCCGCGCTGATGTTCGGACTGGCGGCTCCGCACGCTGCGGCACTCTCCGCCGCGTCAAATAGGCCTGTCGCTTACCAGCAGACCGACCCCAAGCTCGAAGCCGGCTTGATCAAGCAAGTCCATCACGCGCTGGCCATGAATCCGTGGTATGGCGTGTTTGACGACCTCGCTTATTCGGTCAACGGCACCGAAGTCACGCTCACTGGCGAAGTCGTCTACCCGGGCACGAAGGAAGACGCCGTTGCCTCTGTGAAGCACATCGAAGGTGTCACGCACGTTATCGACAAAATCACCGTCCTGCCGTTCTCTTCGATGGACTTTCAGATTCGCCGCGCCGAATACCGCGCGATTTTTTCCTACGCCAGCCTCTACCGTTATGCGAT
The window above is part of the Candidatus Acidiferrales bacterium genome. Proteins encoded here:
- a CDS encoding BON domain-containing protein encodes the protein MREKTSKITLWMKLALLAALMFGLAAPHAAALSAASNRPVAYQQTDPKLEAGLIKQVHHALAMNPWYGVFDDLAYSVNGTEVTLTGEVVYPGTKEDAVASVKHIEGVTHVIDKITVLPFSSMDFQIRRAEYRAIFSYASLYRYAMGVNPMIHIIVDTGHVTLIGYVDNETDARLAYLRANSVPGVFSVTNDLKVG